The Manis javanica isolate MJ-LG chromosome 4, MJ_LKY, whole genome shotgun sequence genome contains a region encoding:
- the SLC25A35 gene encoding solute carrier family 25 member 35 isoform X1, producing MDFLMSGLAACGACLFTNPLEVVKTRMQLQGELQAPGTYQRHYRNVFHAFITIGRVDGLAALQKGLGPALLYQFLMNGIRLGTYGLAEAGGYLHSDDGSLSPARSAAAGALAGVMGAYLGSPIYMVKTHLQAQAASEIAVGHQYKHQGMFQALTKIGQKHGLVGLWRGAMGGLPRVIIGSSTQLCTFSSTKDLMTQWELFPPQSWKVALAASMVSGIAVVLAMTPFDVVSTRLYNQPTDTQGKGLMYRGMLDALLQTARTEGIFGMYKGIGASYFRLGPHTILSLFFWDQLRTLYHTYTK from the exons ATGGACTTCTTGATGAGTGGCCTGGCAGCCTGTGGGGCCTGTTTGTTCACCAACCCCCTGGAGGTGGTGAAGACCAGGATGCAGTTGCAGGGAGAACTGCAGGCCCCCGGCACCTACCAGCGGCACTACCGAAACGTCTTCCATGCCTTCATCACCATCGGCAGGGTGGATGGCCTGGCTGCCCTGCAAAAGGGCCTGGGTCCCGCCCTCTTATACCAGTTCCTGATGAATGGCATCCGGTTGGGAACCTACGGGCTGGCTGAGGCCGGTGGCTACCTGCACTCCGATGACGGCTCCCTCAGCCCTGCCCGCAGCGCAGCAGCTGGAGCCCTGGCTGGGGTCATGGGAGCCTACTTGGGGAGCCCCATCTACATG GTGAAGACACACCTACAGGCACAGGCAGCCTCAGAAATTGCCGTAGGGCACCAGTATAAGCATCAG GGCATGTTTCAGGCACTAACCAAGATTGGCCAGAAACATGGTCTGGTGGGGTTGTGGCGTGGGGCCATGGGCGGCCTGCCCCGAGTTATCATCGGTTCCTCCACCCAGCTGTGCACCTTCTCATCCACCAAGGACCTCATGACCCAGTGGGAG CTATTTCCTCCCCAGAGCTGGAAAGTGGCTCTGGCAGCCTCCATGGTGAGTGGCATTGCGGTGGTCCTGGCCATGACGCCCTTCGATGTGGTCAGCACAAGGCTGTACAACCAGCCCACAGATACTCAGGGCAAG GGCCTCATGTACCGGGGGATGCTGGATGCTCTGCTGCAGACTGCTCGGACAGAGGGCATTTTTGGCATGTACAAGGGTATAGGTGCCTCCTACTTCCGCCTAGGTCCCCACACCatcctttccctcttcttctgggacCAGCTGCGCACCCTCTACCACACTTACACCAAATAA
- the SLC25A35 gene encoding solute carrier family 25 member 35 isoform X5, which yields MDFLMSGLAACGACLFTNPLEVVKTRMQLQGELQAPGTYQRHYRNVFHAFITIGRVDGLAALQKGLGPALLYQFLMNGIRLGTYGLAEAGGYLHSDDGSLSPARSAAAGALAGVMGAYLGSPIYMVKTHLQAQAASEIAVGHQYKHQLFPPQSWKVALAASMVSGIAVVLAMTPFDVVSTRLYNQPTDTQGKGLMYRGMLDALLQTARTEGIFGMYKGIGASYFRLGPHTILSLFFWDQLRTLYHTYTK from the exons ATGGACTTCTTGATGAGTGGCCTGGCAGCCTGTGGGGCCTGTTTGTTCACCAACCCCCTGGAGGTGGTGAAGACCAGGATGCAGTTGCAGGGAGAACTGCAGGCCCCCGGCACCTACCAGCGGCACTACCGAAACGTCTTCCATGCCTTCATCACCATCGGCAGGGTGGATGGCCTGGCTGCCCTGCAAAAGGGCCTGGGTCCCGCCCTCTTATACCAGTTCCTGATGAATGGCATCCGGTTGGGAACCTACGGGCTGGCTGAGGCCGGTGGCTACCTGCACTCCGATGACGGCTCCCTCAGCCCTGCCCGCAGCGCAGCAGCTGGAGCCCTGGCTGGGGTCATGGGAGCCTACTTGGGGAGCCCCATCTACATG GTGAAGACACACCTACAGGCACAGGCAGCCTCAGAAATTGCCGTAGGGCACCAGTATAAGCATCAG CTATTTCCTCCCCAGAGCTGGAAAGTGGCTCTGGCAGCCTCCATGGTGAGTGGCATTGCGGTGGTCCTGGCCATGACGCCCTTCGATGTGGTCAGCACAAGGCTGTACAACCAGCCCACAGATACTCAGGGCAAG GGCCTCATGTACCGGGGGATGCTGGATGCTCTGCTGCAGACTGCTCGGACAGAGGGCATTTTTGGCATGTACAAGGGTATAGGTGCCTCCTACTTCCGCCTAGGTCCCCACACCatcctttccctcttcttctgggacCAGCTGCGCACCCTCTACCACACTTACACCAAATAA
- the SLC25A35 gene encoding solute carrier family 25 member 35 isoform X3: MDFLMSGLAACGACLFTNPLEVVKTRMQLQGELQAPGTYQRHYRNVFHAFITIGRVDGLAALQKGLGPALLYQFLMNGIRLGTYGLAEAGGYLHSDDGSLSPARSAAAGALAGVMGAYLGSPIYMVKTHLQAQAASEIAVGHQYKHQGMFQALTKIGQKHGLVGLWRGAMGGLPRVIIGSSTQLCTFSSTKDLMTQWELFPPQSWKVALAASMVSGIAVVLAMTPFDVVSTRLYNQPTDTQGKFMKLSPAQWTKQEVCFITDFSLLSP; encoded by the exons ATGGACTTCTTGATGAGTGGCCTGGCAGCCTGTGGGGCCTGTTTGTTCACCAACCCCCTGGAGGTGGTGAAGACCAGGATGCAGTTGCAGGGAGAACTGCAGGCCCCCGGCACCTACCAGCGGCACTACCGAAACGTCTTCCATGCCTTCATCACCATCGGCAGGGTGGATGGCCTGGCTGCCCTGCAAAAGGGCCTGGGTCCCGCCCTCTTATACCAGTTCCTGATGAATGGCATCCGGTTGGGAACCTACGGGCTGGCTGAGGCCGGTGGCTACCTGCACTCCGATGACGGCTCCCTCAGCCCTGCCCGCAGCGCAGCAGCTGGAGCCCTGGCTGGGGTCATGGGAGCCTACTTGGGGAGCCCCATCTACATG GTGAAGACACACCTACAGGCACAGGCAGCCTCAGAAATTGCCGTAGGGCACCAGTATAAGCATCAG GGCATGTTTCAGGCACTAACCAAGATTGGCCAGAAACATGGTCTGGTGGGGTTGTGGCGTGGGGCCATGGGCGGCCTGCCCCGAGTTATCATCGGTTCCTCCACCCAGCTGTGCACCTTCTCATCCACCAAGGACCTCATGACCCAGTGGGAG CTATTTCCTCCCCAGAGCTGGAAAGTGGCTCTGGCAGCCTCCATGGTGAGTGGCATTGCGGTGGTCCTGGCCATGACGCCCTTCGATGTGGTCAGCACAAGGCTGTACAACCAGCCCACAGATACTCAGGGCAAG
- the SLC25A35 gene encoding solute carrier family 25 member 35 isoform X4 produces the protein MDFLMSGLAACGACLFTNPLEVVKTRMQLQGELQAPGTYQRHYRNVFHAFITIGRVDGLAALQKGLGPALLYQFLMNGIRLGTYGLAEAGGYLHSDDGSLSPARSAAAGALAGVMGAYLGSPIYMVKTHLQAQAASEIAVGHQYKHQGMFQALTKIGQKHGLVGLWRGAMGGLPRVIIGSSTQLCTFSSTKDLMTQWELFPPQSWKVALAASMVSGIAVVLAMTPFDVVSTRLYNQPTDTQGKPQAPPA, from the exons ATGGACTTCTTGATGAGTGGCCTGGCAGCCTGTGGGGCCTGTTTGTTCACCAACCCCCTGGAGGTGGTGAAGACCAGGATGCAGTTGCAGGGAGAACTGCAGGCCCCCGGCACCTACCAGCGGCACTACCGAAACGTCTTCCATGCCTTCATCACCATCGGCAGGGTGGATGGCCTGGCTGCCCTGCAAAAGGGCCTGGGTCCCGCCCTCTTATACCAGTTCCTGATGAATGGCATCCGGTTGGGAACCTACGGGCTGGCTGAGGCCGGTGGCTACCTGCACTCCGATGACGGCTCCCTCAGCCCTGCCCGCAGCGCAGCAGCTGGAGCCCTGGCTGGGGTCATGGGAGCCTACTTGGGGAGCCCCATCTACATG GTGAAGACACACCTACAGGCACAGGCAGCCTCAGAAATTGCCGTAGGGCACCAGTATAAGCATCAG GGCATGTTTCAGGCACTAACCAAGATTGGCCAGAAACATGGTCTGGTGGGGTTGTGGCGTGGGGCCATGGGCGGCCTGCCCCGAGTTATCATCGGTTCCTCCACCCAGCTGTGCACCTTCTCATCCACCAAGGACCTCATGACCCAGTGGGAG CTATTTCCTCCCCAGAGCTGGAAAGTGGCTCTGGCAGCCTCCATGGTGAGTGGCATTGCGGTGGTCCTGGCCATGACGCCCTTCGATGTGGTCAGCACAAGGCTGTACAACCAGCCCACAGATACTCAGGGCAAG CCACAGGCCCCACCCGCTTAG
- the SLC25A35 gene encoding solute carrier family 25 member 35 isoform X2: MDFLMSGLAACGACLFTNPLEVVKTRMQLQGELQAPGTYQRHYRNVFHAFITIGRVDGLAALQKGLGPALLYQFLMNGIRLGTYGLAEAGGYLHSDDGSLSPARSAAAGALAGVMGAYLGSPIYMGMFQALTKIGQKHGLVGLWRGAMGGLPRVIIGSSTQLCTFSSTKDLMTQWELFPPQSWKVALAASMVSGIAVVLAMTPFDVVSTRLYNQPTDTQGKGLMYRGMLDALLQTARTEGIFGMYKGIGASYFRLGPHTILSLFFWDQLRTLYHTYTK, translated from the exons ATGGACTTCTTGATGAGTGGCCTGGCAGCCTGTGGGGCCTGTTTGTTCACCAACCCCCTGGAGGTGGTGAAGACCAGGATGCAGTTGCAGGGAGAACTGCAGGCCCCCGGCACCTACCAGCGGCACTACCGAAACGTCTTCCATGCCTTCATCACCATCGGCAGGGTGGATGGCCTGGCTGCCCTGCAAAAGGGCCTGGGTCCCGCCCTCTTATACCAGTTCCTGATGAATGGCATCCGGTTGGGAACCTACGGGCTGGCTGAGGCCGGTGGCTACCTGCACTCCGATGACGGCTCCCTCAGCCCTGCCCGCAGCGCAGCAGCTGGAGCCCTGGCTGGGGTCATGGGAGCCTACTTGGGGAGCCCCATCTACATG GGCATGTTTCAGGCACTAACCAAGATTGGCCAGAAACATGGTCTGGTGGGGTTGTGGCGTGGGGCCATGGGCGGCCTGCCCCGAGTTATCATCGGTTCCTCCACCCAGCTGTGCACCTTCTCATCCACCAAGGACCTCATGACCCAGTGGGAG CTATTTCCTCCCCAGAGCTGGAAAGTGGCTCTGGCAGCCTCCATGGTGAGTGGCATTGCGGTGGTCCTGGCCATGACGCCCTTCGATGTGGTCAGCACAAGGCTGTACAACCAGCCCACAGATACTCAGGGCAAG GGCCTCATGTACCGGGGGATGCTGGATGCTCTGCTGCAGACTGCTCGGACAGAGGGCATTTTTGGCATGTACAAGGGTATAGGTGCCTCCTACTTCCGCCTAGGTCCCCACACCatcctttccctcttcttctgggacCAGCTGCGCACCCTCTACCACACTTACACCAAATAA
- the RANGRF gene encoding ran guanine nucleotide release factor isoform X1 — protein sequence MEPTQHYPLFGGAFSATLPPGAIDVSDLRQVPDNQEAFCHRETDQSLIVELLELQAHVQGEAAARYHFEDVGGVQEARAVQVEAVQPLHLENLALRGCCEEAWVLSGKQQIAKENQQIAKEVTLHQALLRLPQYQTDLLLTFNQPLPDNRPCFGPENLSLPPWSLSDFEQLVTSLTLHDPNIFGPQ from the exons ATGGAGCCCACGCAGCACTATCCACTGTTCGGGGGCGCCTTCTCCGCCACTCTCCCGCCCGGGGCCATTGACGTAAG CGACCTCCGACAGGTCCCGGACAATCAAGAAGCTTTCTGCCATCGTGAGACAGATCAGAGCCTGATCGTAGAACTTCTGGAACTGCAGGCCCACGTGCAGGGCGAAGCGGCTGCGCG GTACCACTTTGAGGACGTTGGCGGGGTGCAGGAGGCTAGAGCTGTGCAAGTGGAGGCTGTGCAGCCCCTCCATCTGGAGAACCTGGCCCTGAGGGGCTGCTGTGAAGAAGCCTGGGTCCTCTCTGGCAAGCAGCAGATAGCTAAAGAAAACCAGCAA ATAGCAAAGGAAGTGACACTACACCAGGCCTTGCTGCGGCTTCCCCAGTACCAGACTGATCTCCTGCTCACCTTCAATCAGCCCCT TCCTGACAATAGGCCATGTTTTGGCCCTGAAAATCTGTCACTTCCACCCTGGAGCCTGAGTGACTTTGAGCAGCTGGTGACCAGTCTGACCCTTCATGATCCCAACATCTTTGGTCCCCAGTAA
- the RANGRF gene encoding ran guanine nucleotide release factor isoform X3 — MEPTQHYPLFGGAFSATLPPGAIDVSDLRQVPDNQEAFCHRETDQSLIVELLELQAHVQGEAAARYHFEDVGGVQEARAVQVEAVQPLHLENLALRGCCEEAWVLSGKQQIAKENQQS, encoded by the exons ATGGAGCCCACGCAGCACTATCCACTGTTCGGGGGCGCCTTCTCCGCCACTCTCCCGCCCGGGGCCATTGACGTAAG CGACCTCCGACAGGTCCCGGACAATCAAGAAGCTTTCTGCCATCGTGAGACAGATCAGAGCCTGATCGTAGAACTTCTGGAACTGCAGGCCCACGTGCAGGGCGAAGCGGCTGCGCG GTACCACTTTGAGGACGTTGGCGGGGTGCAGGAGGCTAGAGCTGTGCAAGTGGAGGCTGTGCAGCCCCTCCATCTGGAGAACCTGGCCCTGAGGGGCTGCTGTGAAGAAGCCTGGGTCCTCTCTGGCAAGCAGCAGATAGCTAAAGAAAACCAGCAA TCCTGA
- the RANGRF gene encoding ran guanine nucleotide release factor isoform X2: MEPTQHYPLFGGAFSATLPPGAIDVSDLRQVPDNQEAFCHRETDQSLIVELLELQAHVQGEAAARYHFEDVGGVQEARAVQVEAVQPLHLENLALRGCCEEAWVLSGKQQIAKENQQVRAWGMCDILEGSRGWP; encoded by the exons ATGGAGCCCACGCAGCACTATCCACTGTTCGGGGGCGCCTTCTCCGCCACTCTCCCGCCCGGGGCCATTGACGTAAG CGACCTCCGACAGGTCCCGGACAATCAAGAAGCTTTCTGCCATCGTGAGACAGATCAGAGCCTGATCGTAGAACTTCTGGAACTGCAGGCCCACGTGCAGGGCGAAGCGGCTGCGCG GTACCACTTTGAGGACGTTGGCGGGGTGCAGGAGGCTAGAGCTGTGCAAGTGGAGGCTGTGCAGCCCCTCCATCTGGAGAACCTGGCCCTGAGGGGCTGCTGTGAAGAAGCCTGGGTCCTCTCTGGCAAGCAGCAGATAGCTAAAGAAAACCAGCAAGTGAGGGCCTGGGGGATGTGCGATATCCTGGAGGGGTCAAGGGGGTGGCCCTAA